The following DNA comes from Paraburkholderia sp. PGU19.
CCGTTCGACTGGATCATGCTGCGCATGTTGGTCTCGGTGCCTGACGTGAAGTACGCAAGATTCGCATCGGGTCGGCGGACGTTACGCACCAGATGCGGAGTGATCGCGAGCACGATCTCGGTGTTTTTCGCCTGGGAATCGGTTGCGCCGAACAGGTGGTCGAGGATAGGCAACTGGCCGATGCCGGGCAGCTTGTTGCCCGACACGCGCTCCTCGTTGTCGATCAAGCCGGCGAGCACATCGGTCTCTCCGTTCTTCAGTTGGAGCACCGTGCTGGCTGAACGCGTGCCGATCTGGTACGCGGCCGTCCCGGTAGTGGTCGTCACCGCGTTGCCGAGGCTGCTGACTTCCAGCGCGAGCTTGATGCCGACCGTGTCGTCGAGGTAGACAGTCGGCTCGACGTTAAGCGTCAGGCCGATGTCGAGATAGTTGACCGATTGCGACAGGAAGCCGGTTGAAGTTGCCGTAGAAGTGATATTCGGCACACGCTCGCCGATCAGGATCTTCGCCTTCTCATGATTGCGTACGCGAATTCGCGGATTGGTCAGCAGCTTGACATCGGAATCCTGCACGTTCGCATTGGCGGTCGCCTGCAATGACGACAGACCGATTGTGCGCACAGTCTGGTGTAGAAGATCGTGCAGCGTCAACGCCGGCGTCGAGCCGTTGCCACTGGACATGCCGGTTCCGCCATAGCCGTATGGATACGTCGAAGAAACGCCTGCGTTGGTGGCGGGCTGGCCCGTCACAGGCGCGATCACGCTACCGAGCGGAAGCGGCGTTATATTGACCGAACCCGGCCACGCAATGCCGAGATTAAGCTCATGGTTGCGCTGCACCTCGAGCACTTCCACTTCGAGCATCACCTCCGGTTCCGGCACGTCCTCGAGTGACACGAGCCGCTCGGCCATCCGGATTGCGTCGGGCGTGTCGCGCACGATCACCACGTTGAGCTTCTCATCCGCGACGACGTTCTGGATCTTCAGTATCGTCTTCAACGTGTTCGCGATCGTCTTCGCGTCGGTGTTCGACAGGAAGAATGTGCGGACCGCGAGCTCCTGGTAGTCCTTCACCTTCGGCGCAGTGTTCGGGAAGATCAGCACCGTGTTCTCGTCGAGTACCTGCTGCGCGAGCTGGTTGGTCGCGAGCACGTAGCGAACGGTCGCGTCGATCGTGCTGTTTTTCAGGAAGATCGTGGTGCGCTGATCGGTCTTCACGTCGCGGTCGAACAGAAAGTTCATCCCCGACGAACGTGAGATCACGTCGAAGATCCGCTTAAGCGGCGCGTCGCGGAAATCGATGCGGATCGGTTTGCGGTATGCGGCGGCAAGCGCAGCCTCGACGCGTGCGGAACCCGTCTCGGCAGCGAGCTTGCGCTGCAGTTCGAGCGCGCGTCGGTTGGTCGGTGCTTCGGTCAGCACGGCGTCGAGCAAATGCCGCGCATCGTCGGGCTGGTGCCGCACGAAAAGCGCCTCGGCGCGGCTCAGCATGATATTGAGCCGCGCGTCGGTGTCGAGTGCGACGAGCCCAGCCATCGCGCGTTCGTTGCCGGGGCTGATCGCGAGCACGTGCTGATACGCTGCTCGCGCTGCATCGCGAGCACTGCTTGCGGCAAGCTGGTCACCCCGATCCATCAGATCGTTGATTTGCTTTTCGCGCTCCGCAAGCCAGACCTCGCGGTACTTCGCGTCCTCCGGCTCCCGCATTGAAGCGTCTTTCAGCTTGGCGACGCCCTGATCGACCTGACCAGCAGCGAGAAGCTTCTGGCCGTCGCGATAGGACTGTGGGTCCACGCACGCAGCCAGCGGGACCGTCAGCGCAGCGAGCAGCACGCCGCGTCGCAGATGGCGTATAGCGATGGCGCTCGTGGTGTATTTTCGGGTTCGAATCGGGAGTGGATTGGGCAACGGTTCATTCCTGGTAACCCGCGGATCAGTCGGCATTGCCGATATCCAGCGTCTGCACAAGTTTCAGAGGCAGATAGACGAGAGTCATGTTTGGCGGGGCGATCGAATCGACCCGGTAATCGCCGTCGACTACCATCTGGTCGTGCACGATCAGCGTGTCGTCGCCGCGTGCGAGATAGACCTCCCAGTGCCCGGCCGACTGTTGCTTGCCGATGTAGGTGAAGGGCATCGGCGGCGTGCTCGGCAGCGGCGGCACGTCGGCCTGCGCAGGGGCAGCGGACGGCAGCGGCGGCGCGAGCAGCAGCGTGTTGAACAACGGATGTGCGCCGGAACCCGAGCGGCCCTCTCGAACGCGGACCGATGCGATCGCGACGACGCCAGTCGTGGCGCGTGTGGCTCGCGCCGTGGTCGATGCAGACGTCGAATGCGCGGCGGGCGCGTGCGGCGCGGCCTCGACAATCGCGTCATCCTGCGATTGGCTCATGAATGCAAGCACCAGTGCGCAGGAGAGGAATAGCACGGCCATCACGATGTGCTGACGTTTCATCGCGCGAGTCCTTGCGATGCGGTGGGCTTTTTCGACGTCACGGCCGTTGGCGCCGAGCCGGGAATTGCAGATGAGACCACAGACAGCCCCGACGCAACGGTCGCGGCCCCAAAAGCTCTCGAGGCAGCAGGGGCCACGCTCCCCGAAGCGTCAGAGGCGGGATCCGCGGCGGTCGACACCGCCGCAGCCGCCAACTCCGCCGCACTCACGGGCGCAATCGCCACCGGCCGCAGAAACGCCGTGAACCGCAGATTCGCTTCGACGCCTGGATCATTCGCGGAATTGCGCTTGAAGCGCATGTCGTCGAGAGCCGCGTACGGCACGGTCACCAGCACCTTCTCGCTGAACTGTCGCAAGCGCGCATAATCGCCCTTGACGGGCACTACAATCGTGTAAGTGTCGAAGCGGCCGGCCGCATCGCGTCCCGGCTTGTACTCGGCCTTGTCGAGCGTGATGCCGGCAGCGGTCGCCGCGTCGAACAGTCGCATCACGATCTCGCCGGTATGCGCAGAATCGCCGAGTCCGGCATAAAAATCCGCGAGCCGGCCTGCAGCCAAGACGGGCGCTGGCACGACTGGCTTTGGCAACGGCAGTGCGCGCAACCGACTGACCGAGCGAATTTCGTCAACGACGCGCGTCGATATGCCGGGCAGCACACCAAGCCACAACACCGCAGCGGCGACAAGTAATGCCGCCGCCAGTAGCGTGCCGACGGCGAACCCCCAAAGCGCGAGACGAAGTCGCAGCAAGCTTCGGATAACGGACTGCATCGTCACGATACCGTCCCCCGCCACTGAACTTCGACCTGAAACCGAAGCACGCTGTCCATGCCGTCTTTCACGAGTTCGTGACGGGTCAGCGTGACGCGTCCCAGCATAGGCTGCCGTCCAAGCGAGCCGAGGTAATCGAGCATGTCCTTGCTGCCCGTGCACTCGGCCTCGATGCGAATCAGCGCGCGGCCGGGTTCCGGCGTGATCGACATCAGCGCGATCTGCGTCGGTGTCGCGGCCTCGATTGCGTCGAGCAGGTTGTCCCACGGCAGGTTCAGTCGCGCGACAGCGAGATTGACGGCCGCAGCCTGTTTCAGGTCGACCGGCTCACTATGTACACGCTGCGACGCATGCGTGGCCCGCTCGTTGCGATCGACGATCCGTGTGGATTCGCGCTCGAGCGCATGCAAATGCACAAGCAGCGTCTGCGCCCGATATGCACCAACGCCGCACAGTAGTACGCCGACCAGCGCGAGCACGCGCACGGACGAACGAATCCGGTACCACTCGCGCCGCATGCTGAACGGTGCGAGATCGATGGGCAGGCTTCTCATTGCGTGCTGCCGCTCCACGCCAACGGTGTGGCCAGCTCAGCAGCGGCATTGTTTGCGCCGGGCGCCGCGCAATCGGCGGATTTGCTCCAGCGCACGGTCATGGCCGCGTCGACAAAATCGATAGCGCCCGGTAGCCACGCGTCGCGGCGAAGGCCGTGCAGCAGTAACGTCGACGGCGGCGGCAGATTATCGAGCAGCGCCGCTCGCACTACCTGCGCACGCAACCAAGCAATGGACGGCATGGGATCAGGCAGCGCGAGCGTGCGGACCGCCGCGACTCTTGGACGTGGCTCGACCGTGATCAGACCCAGCGTCAGCGAGTGTTCGTCGCACGTCGCGAGCCAGGTGTCGGCGCCGAGCTCACGGCACGAGAGGTTCCATGCGGCGACGAATTCGGGCAGCGCAGATACGACACAACCGCGCCCGGCCGAAACAGCCTGCTGCAACGCATCCAACCAGCGACGCGACACAGCGCATGCAAGGAACGGTTCGGCGGCTTGCCAGTCAGCGCCGAATTGCCAATCGGCTGGATCTTCCCCGAAGAGCGTCAGGAAGCGCACGCCTGCAGCCGCGCGTAAGTCTTGAATCCGCACGCTGTTGTCGGCTGGCGTGACGATAAAGTAGCGGACCAGTTCGTTGGCGAACGTCACATGTACCGGCAAGCCGCTGCCGCCCGACTCGTCAAGCGCGGCGCCGATCCATGCCGCGAGCGTCTCCGTCGACGCATCAGCGCCGGCCGGCAGCGATCGTTCGACGAATAGAACCGGCACTTTGCGCGATGCACCGGTGCGCCGCACCGTCAGCGCGTCGCGTGACAGCGCCAGCCGGCAGTAGCCACCCCGCGCAAACCGTTTCAACCAGCGATCAAGCATTGAGAGTCACCCGCTTCACTTCGGTCAACGTCGTCTCGCCGAGCTTCACGAGACCGAGCGCGACCTCGCGTAACTGCCGTGTGCCGTTGCGGCGTGCGACATCCTTGATCACGCGGATCGGCTGCTTCTCGACGACAAGATCGCGAATTTCGTCGTCGAGAATCAAGATTTCGGCGATCGCGCGACGGCCGCGATAGCCGGTCCCGCGACAGTCACCGCAACCACTGCCCTGGCGGAACGCGTAACCGGCGACGTCCGCTCGCGTCAGGCCCAAACGCGCAAGCTCGGAGTCGGTCGGCACATATGGCGCCGAGCAACGCGGACAGTTCACACGCAGCAGACGCTGCGCCCAGATCCCGTTCAACGCAGACACGAACGCATACGGATCGATGCCCATATGACCGAAGCGGCCGAACACGTCAAACACGTTGTTCGCGTGCACGGTTGTCAACACAAGGTGCCCGGTCAACGCGGATTGCACTGCAATCTCAGCAGTCTCACGGTCTCGAATCTCGCCCACCATAATCTTGTCTGGATCGTGCCGCAGGATTGAGCGCAGCCCGCGCGCAAAGGTCAGCCCTTTTTTCTCATTGACGGGAATCTGCAGAATGCCGGGCAACTGATACTCGACCGGATCTTCGATCGTGATGATCTTGTCACGCCCGTTGTGGATTTCGGTCAACGCAGCGTACAGCGTGGTGGTTTTGCCGGAACCGGTCGGGCCGGTCACGAGCAGCATCCCGTATGGCTCCTCGGCCAGCGCGCGCAGTGCAACCAACGATTCGCTGTCGTAGCCAAGCGCCTCAAGGGTCAGCGAGCCGTAGGCCTCGATCATCGCGCGCTTGTCGAGAATCCGGATCACCGCGTCCTCGCCATGAATGCTCGGCATGATCGACACGCGCAGGTCGATATCGCGGCCGCCTGCCGCGACGCGGAAGCTACCGTCCTGTGGCACGCGCCGCTCCGCAATGTCGAGTTCCGCAAGCACCTTGAGCCGTGAGATCACCTGCTCGGCCGTCTCGACGCCCTGGATCGTCGCAGCCGCGTCGAGCACGCCGTCAACGCGATACTTCAGCGCAAGTCCGGTCGACGTGCTTTCCAGATGAATGTCGGATGCGCCGGCCTTCAGCGCATCATAAAGCGTCGAGTTCACGAGCTTGACGGCCGGGCTCGCCGCTTCGTTGACGGTCTGGAATGACAGCACCTGCGCGGTGCGTCCGTCCACGTGCGTGCCGTCGTCGACGGATACGAGGCTGTCGACCGCGCGAGTCGTTTCCTCCATACGAGTGTGATAAGCCAGCAGATCGCCGTGTAGCGCAAGCCGTATTTCGACGGCCGCGCCGGCCCGCGTCGTGAGCCAGATCTGCAAGTCGAGGTCGAACGGGTTTGTGACGACGCCGACAAGCGTGGCGTCCGCGTCGCGCAGCAATGCGCAACGACGCTGCATCGCACGCGGCAGCGGCACGCGGTCGAACGCCGGCGCGAGCGCGAGCATCCCTGCCGTCTCGATCACCGGCATTGCGAGCTGCGTCGCCAGCGCGCACAGGAGTTCGAACGGCTCTGCGCCCGTCAGCACATGCAACTCCTCGATGAGATGACGCTGCGTGGCGGCTGCGGTCGCGCGAGCGCGAAACAGCAGATCCGCGTCGAACAGAGGCGTGAGCACGGGCGCGGGCGCGGGCGCAGGAGCGTGCATATCCAGCACGGTCATGAGAGGCTCCCCGCGAGATCGAAAATGGGCATATAGAGCAGAACGACGATTGTGCCAACCACGACGCCGATCGCCGCCATCAGCAGGGGCTCGAACATCCGCGTGAAGCGGTCGATCCAGCGGCTGATTTCGCCGTCATAGAACGCGGCCGACTGGTTCAGCATTGCGCCGAGTTCACCAGAGCGTTCGCCGACCCGCAGCATCCGCAGCGAAATCGGTGTGGTCAGCTTCTGTGTCAGAAACGCGGCGGAAAGCGGCTCGCCCGACGTGACTGATGCGCGCGCCTTCAGCAGCCCGTCGCGCATTGCAGGCGCAACCGTGCCGCAGGCCGTCTCCATCGCTGCGACGATCGGAATGCCGCCTTCGAGCAGCATCCCGAGCGTCAGATATAGTCTGGATAGTTGATAAATCCGCATATGCGTACCGAGCAGCGGCATCCGCCCGAGCAGGCTGACCAGGCCGACCCGCGCAATCGCCGCGCGCGCACCCATGAACAGCACGGACGCAGCGCCTAGCCCGGCGAGAAGCAACGGCAAACCATGGGCCGCCGCGAACTTGCCCCAGTCGAGCAACATTTGGGACATCCACGGCAACGCGCGGCCGGTGTCTTCGTAGATGGTCGCGAAGCGCGGCACCACGTACGTGATCAGGAACGCCGACACGCCACCGCCAACCACCAGCAGGATGCACGGATAAATCGCCGAACTAACGAGCTTGTTGCGCACCGTGTCGATCCGCTCCTGGTAATCGACATACCGTTGGAGTGCGCGCGGCAGGTCGCTCGTGCCTTCGGCCGCACGCACGATGCCCACGTAGAGTGGCGGAAACACATCAGGCTGCTCGCCGAGCAGGCTCGAGAAACGCTTACCCTCACGCAAACCGGCAAGCAGGCGCCCGAGTACGCCGCCTAGTCGTGCGCCGCCCTCACGCTCGAGCAGAGCTTCGAGCCCTTCGACGATCGACAGACCCGCCTTTAGCAGCGCGAGCAGTTCCTGGCTGAACAGCACCAGCGAGATCCTGCCGCGCGAGCCGGCTGGCCGGCGCAGCGCACGCACTGGCGCCACACGGGTCACGTGAAGGCCGCGCGCCTCGGTGTGGGCACGTGCGCCGGCCACGTCCTGGGCGTCGACGACGAAGGTGATGATCCGGTTCTCCGGCGAAAGCGCTCTCACTTCAAATTGCATGTTGCCGCGTTACCTTGGGTCGGGTGCTGCCTTCTGCATGGCGGTGCGTCCGTCGTGGGCGCATTGCCATACAGAGTCCGCCGGCGGCGGACCCTTGATACTTCATTCGCTGCTGATGTCTGCATCCTCGCCCGTGCCGCCCGGTTGCCCGTCGCGACCGTACGAAATCACCGCGTAGTCGCCCTTTGTGCCGGGCACCTGGTAGACGTACGGATGCCCCCACGGATCGAGCGGAATTTCCTTCTTCAGATACGGACCGTTCCACTTGTCCGCGCTGGCGGGCCGCACCACCAGCGACTGAAGCCCCTCCTCGGCCGTCGGAAACCGGCCGACGTCGAGCCGGAAATTGTCGATCGCCTTGCTCAGCACGTCGATCTGCGCGCGGGCCACCGTCACCTGCGACTTGCCCAGTTGCGCGAAATAACGCGGCCCGACGATCGCCGCCAGCATCCCGATGATGACGAGCACCACCAGCAATTCGAGCAGCGTGAAACCCTTCACGTGGGACCGCGGCACGAGCCGCTCATTGCGCTTGCCCATGAATCGGACAGCCGTCACGTTACTCATCAATCACTCATCTGAAAAAATTAAGGGGGCCCGTACTGCGGGCGCCCTGATTACATCGCACGTACTGTGACGACATCGGTGCCGCGGCATCAGTAACCGATGCCAAGCACGATGTGCTCCGGAACCGGCACCTGCACCGTCGAGCTCTGGTTATTCACGTCGTCGAACAAGTAGCCGTAAACAAGACCGACGATGCCGTGGTCGTGCCAAAAGCGGGCGTGCTCGTCGCTCCGGCGATCGACTGACCGCCGGGTTGCCACTGCTACGTGTACGCCCCCATACCCGAGATCACCATCGCGATGTGACCGTTTTGGCCGACCGGCACCGTCTGCGCGGCCGGTTGCTGCACAATCTGACTGCTCGGTTACGAAGGCTAGGTGCCGCTACCGGTGCCCGTACCGCTGCCTGTTGCCGTCGCTGTCGGTACCGGGTCGTTATAAACCGCGAACTCGAACAGCGAGTAACCGTAGCCGGTCGCGCGCAACACGCCTTGTAGACGGATGTAGCGTGCGGTCGTGTTGGTGAGCGGCAGGTCCTCGACACCGCCCTTGCCGTCGGTCTGGTTGTAGGCGACATTCGTCCAGTCGACGTTGTCGTGCGAAGTTTGAATCTGGTACTGCTTGCCGTACGCGTTCTCCCAGTTGAGCACCACGCGATTGAACGTGGTCTCTTTGCCGAGGTCGATCGTGATCCACGCATCATCGGCAAAATTCGACGACCAGCGCGTGGTGACGTCGCCGTCGATCGCGTTCGACGCCGGATAGCCGTCGTTCTCAAGACCGCTGGCCGTTGCCGTTGCACCGAGCGCCAGGTTCACCGCGGCCGAAGCTGAGTTGAACACGACGTTGATCGTATGCGCGGCCAACACGTTGTCGAACGTGTATTGGTTGACGATGCCAATATCCTGCCCGTCGACCGTCACGCCCGTCACCGCGGAGCCCGCAGCCGCAACGAACTGGTACGTCTGCATGCCGCCCTGGTACACCGAGGTATTGCCTACCGGCGAGAGCGCGCCGCTGCCCGTCGACGTCGCCGTGATCGGGAACTGCGGCGTGTTCGCGGTGTTGTACACCTCGAACTCGAACAACGAGTAGCCGTACTGCGTCGCACGCTTTGTCCCGAGCATGCGAACGTAGCGAGCCTGGACCGGCGAGCCGAAACGCAGATCCTCAGTGCCGCCCGTGTCGCCAGTCTTCACTACTGGGTCGCTCCAGGTCGTGTTATCCGTCGAGGTCTGGATCTTGTAATCCACACCGTACGAATTCTCCCAGCGCAGCACAACTCGATCGACCGTCTGGACCGAGCCCAGATCGACCTCGATCCACTGCGGGTCGGCGAACGCCGACGACCAGCGCGAATTGGTGCTGCCGTCCGTTGCATTGGCAGGGCCGTAGCCGTCGTTCTCGTTTCCGCTCGACGTTGTCGGCTTGCCGAGCGCAAGGTTCGCGCTCGGGGTTTGCGCCGGCGGAGTCGTGCCGCCTCCGGTGTTGCCACCGGTACCACCAGTCCCACCGCCTGTACCCGCGGTAGCCGGGATCACGGTCAGAGTCGCTGGATCGCTCGTGCTCGTGCCGCCTGCGTTGGTGACGTCGACCGTGTAGATCGCACCGTTATCGCCCGCGACCGTGAGGGCCGGCGTCGTGTACGAAGGAATCGTCGTGATCGCGACGATTTGGCCGTTGCGCTTCCACTCAAAGTTGAACGGACCGGTGCCAGTGACAGCGACCGTGAACGTCACGCTTTGGCCTTCGCTCGCCGTCGAGCTTGCCGGCGATGCGGAGATCACCGGAGCCGGGACCGTCGGGCCGGACACACACATTACCCAGGCCGGAGTGTTGTTGATGATGCCAGGCCACGACTTGCCCGACGAATCGACGAGCCACGCGTTGTTCGCGAGGTTCGGAACCGGTGTGGTCGTCCAGGTCCGCCACGGCGACGGGAAAGCGCACGACGAATAGTTCGCGCGTGCCACCGTCAGCGCTTCGTACAACGTCGGAACTCGCATGCCAATCGATTGGCAATACTGGCTCGCGATCTGCTGCGTGAACTGCGCACCGTCTGCCGCGAACGTCGTGTAGGTCTGCTGCCACGTGAGGCCGCTCACGTTGTCCTTCACGGTCGGGATGAACGGACCGTTCGGCAAGCCCGGAATCGTCGACTGCCAGATACCCGGCTGCGCGGCAATCGGCGTGTAGCGCTCAGTGTCGGCGCCGCACTGCGGTGCGTCGAGCACCTGGAACTCGAACAGCGAGTAGCCGTACTGCGTCGCGCGCTTCAGACCCAGCATGCGGATGTAGCGGGCCGACGTGCTCTGGAAGAAGCGCGTCTCGGTGCCGCCTGCGCCGTCGACCGGGCTCGTCGTATTGCCCGCTCCATCCGGTTGTCCGTTCGGAAACACGGTCGTCCAGGTTTTCTCGTCGTTCGACACCTGAATGTCGTACTGCGTCGCGTACGCGTTTTCCCAAACCAGCACGACCTTGTCGAAGGTCTTCACCGAGCCGAGGTCGACTTCGAGCCACGACGGATCGATCTGCGGCGCCGACGACCAACGCGTGCCGACGGAGCCGTCGATCGCATAAGCAGCGCTCAGACCACCGTTCTGATCGCTGCTCGACTTCGCAATGCCGC
Coding sequences within:
- a CDS encoding secretin N-terminal domain-containing protein, with the translated sequence MPNPLPIRTRKYTTSAIAIRHLRRGVLLAALTVPLAACVDPQSYRDGQKLLAAGQVDQGVAKLKDASMREPEDAKYREVWLAEREKQINDLMDRGDQLAASSARDAARAAYQHVLAISPGNERAMAGLVALDTDARLNIMLSRAEALFVRHQPDDARHLLDAVLTEAPTNRRALELQRKLAAETGSARVEAALAAAYRKPIRIDFRDAPLKRIFDVISRSSGMNFLFDRDVKTDQRTTIFLKNSTIDATVRYVLATNQLAQQVLDENTVLIFPNTAPKVKDYQELAVRTFFLSNTDAKTIANTLKTILKIQNVVADEKLNVVIVRDTPDAIRMAERLVSLEDVPEPEVMLEVEVLEVQRNHELNLGIAWPGSVNITPLPLGSVIAPVTGQPATNAGVSSTYPYGYGGTGMSSGNGSTPALTLHDLLHQTVRTIGLSSLQATANANVQDSDVKLLTNPRIRVRNHEKAKILIGERVPNITSTATSTGFLSQSVNYLDIGLTLNVEPTVYLDDTVGIKLALEVSSLGNAVTTTTGTAAYQIGTRSASTVLQLKNGETDVLAGLIDNEERVSGNKLPGIGQLPILDHLFGATDSQAKNTEIVLAITPHLVRNVRRPDANLAYFTSGTETNMRSMIQSNGLVLPAASSNSPGAASGGSGDATRFGAGGQPNNVNGASGAGVGGSAYNGSGTGAYNGGDGLFAPGAAPVAGTAQMTIEGPPQAKTGDSVTVSLSMSADQPVASASSIVSFDATKLQFVGVTEGDFLKEGGAPTSFSSRVSPGQVQLSDSVQGGMGAASRGTYAVLSFRALAAVSQTSVKITPGSVVGLTGTPITLAPPSAYTFTIIATP
- a CDS encoding pilus assembly protein, with translation MRSLPIDLAPFSMRREWYRIRSSVRVLALVGVLLCGVGAYRAQTLLVHLHALERESTRIVDRNERATHASQRVHSEPVDLKQAAAVNLAVARLNLPWDNLLDAIEAATPTQIALMSITPEPGRALIRIEAECTGSKDMLDYLGSLGRQPMLGRVTLTRHELVKDGMDSVLRFQVEVQWRGTVS
- a CDS encoding GspE/PulE family protein yields the protein MTVLDMHAPAPAPAPVLTPLFDADLLFRARATAAATQRHLIEELHVLTGAEPFELLCALATQLAMPVIETAGMLALAPAFDRVPLPRAMQRRCALLRDADATLVGVVTNPFDLDLQIWLTTRAGAAVEIRLALHGDLLAYHTRMEETTRAVDSLVSVDDGTHVDGRTAQVLSFQTVNEAASPAVKLVNSTLYDALKAGASDIHLESTSTGLALKYRVDGVLDAAATIQGVETAEQVISRLKVLAELDIAERRVPQDGSFRVAAGGRDIDLRVSIMPSIHGEDAVIRILDKRAMIEAYGSLTLEALGYDSESLVALRALAEEPYGMLLVTGPTGSGKTTTLYAALTEIHNGRDKIITIEDPVEYQLPGILQIPVNEKKGLTFARGLRSILRHDPDKIMVGEIRDRETAEIAVQSALTGHLVLTTVHANNVFDVFGRFGHMGIDPYAFVSALNGIWAQRLLRVNCPRCSAPYVPTDSELARLGLTRADVAGYAFRQGSGCGDCRGTGYRGRRAIAEILILDDEIRDLVVEKQPIRVIKDVARRNGTRQLREVALGLVKLGETTLTEVKRVTLNA
- a CDS encoding type II secretion system F family protein; amino-acid sequence: MQFEVRALSPENRIITFVVDAQDVAGARAHTEARGLHVTRVAPVRALRRPAGSRGRISLVLFSQELLALLKAGLSIVEGLEALLEREGGARLGGVLGRLLAGLREGKRFSSLLGEQPDVFPPLYVGIVRAAEGTSDLPRALQRYVDYQERIDTVRNKLVSSAIYPCILLVVGGGVSAFLITYVVPRFATIYEDTGRALPWMSQMLLDWGKFAAAHGLPLLLAGLGAASVLFMGARAAIARVGLVSLLGRMPLLGTHMRIYQLSRLYLTLGMLLEGGIPIVAAMETACGTVAPAMRDGLLKARASVTSGEPLSAAFLTQKLTTPISLRMLRVGERSGELGAMLNQSAAFYDGEISRWIDRFTRMFEPLLMAAIGVVVGTIVVLLYMPIFDLAGSLS
- the gspG gene encoding type II secretion system major pseudopilin GspG; translated protein: MGKRNERLVPRSHVKGFTLLELLVVLVIIGMLAAIVGPRYFAQLGKSQVTVARAQIDVLSKAIDNFRLDVGRFPTAEEGLQSLVVRPASADKWNGPYLKKEIPLDPWGHPYVYQVPGTKGDYAVISYGRDGQPGGTGEDADISSE
- a CDS encoding discoidin domain-containing protein, producing the protein MLAQAGGSSYRPGHSSQGREWLDAADEYGIMMLQPSGDGENGFGAVCSGAIQQNCATADNLTLKEELHRDMIVHDRNHPSVLAWEANNGKMDEGIAKQIKQISRQWDFNNTRAQADRTPDPANGDILGCSGQGCDINVKRTYPGSPAYGSEYWGDGVGRWKYDFEIQFAASYIRDWVHSVAGKSFGIAHWYLADTPGEINTQTDGTLNSEVRSNGASMMDWNRFPRLLYYMYEAVWTPYQIKPVVKLANTWNRTGNVRVNAFSNCPTVQLRLNGQLVGGAQVPNPVNSDPSADITQNTVLLPGQVHWDNIAFQPGTLVAECLDANGQVAATNSLMTAGPADHLLLTVDPQVTKPDGDQFQLTANGTDAATLTAQVVDANGILVPDAGQTLTFSVSGPGTYRGGSDHYVVDNQPQGYHAPGDPNLSAEGGMAKVAVRTQFTTGTVTVTVTSPNLGSASASFNVVPAVDAQTFDGNGTVVGQQDQTAPQIVTQPGDQVVTLGQTATFGVLTAGATPIAYQWFKNGQQIAGANSYTYTTPTLQQGDNGATFSVVVSNAIGNVPSRNAVVTLVQPAAPQIVTPPLAKNITAGQSVEFTVVASGSPVLSYQWLKNNVAIDGANAPVYDTPVMSVTDSGAQYSVIISNSAGSIATTPVTLTVNVATPPVIVSDLADQSVPFGQAVTFSVSVTGSNPLSYQWTHNGLPVGDNSPSFLISQAQASDAGSYAVAITNTASTVNSRTATLNVSGTDASNLALGGIAKSSSDQNGGLSAAYAIDGSVGTRWSSAPQIDPSWLEVDLGSVKTFDKVVLVWENAYATQYDIQVSNDEKTWTTVFPNGQPDGAGNTTSPVDGAGGTETRFFQSTSARYIRMLGLKRATQYGYSLFEFQVLDAPQCGADTERYTPIAAQPGIWQSTIPGLPNGPFIPTVKDNVSGLTWQQTYTTFAADGAQFTQQIASQYCQSIGMRVPTLYEALTVARANYSSCAFPSPWRTWTTTPVPNLANNAWLVDSSGKSWPGIINNTPAWVMCVSGPTVPAPVISASPASSTASEGQSVTFTVAVTGTGPFNFEWKRNGQIVAITTIPSYTTPALTVAGDNGAIYTVDVTNAGGTSTSDPATLTVIPATAGTGGGTGGTGGNTGGGTTPPAQTPSANLALGKPTTSSGNENDGYGPANATDGSTNSRWSSAFADPQWIEVDLGSVQTVDRVVLRWENSYGVDYKIQTSTDNTTWSDPVVKTGDTGGTEDLRFGSPVQARYVRMLGTKRATQYGYSLFEFEVYNTANTPQFPITATSTGSGALSPVGNTSVYQGGMQTYQFVAAAGSAVTGVTVDGQDIGIVNQYTFDNVLAAHTINVVFNSASAAVNLALGATATASGLENDGYPASNAIDGDVTTRWSSNFADDAWITIDLGKETTFNRVVLNWENAYGKQYQIQTSHDNVDWTNVAYNQTDGKGGVEDLPLTNTTARYIRLQGVLRATGYGYSLFEFAVYNDPVPTATATGSGTGTGSGT